The Fragaria vesca subsp. vesca linkage group LG2, FraVesHawaii_1.0, whole genome shotgun sequence genome includes a window with the following:
- the LOC101312902 gene encoding uncharacterized protein LOC101312902, whose protein sequence is MTELMKMLQGIKYCLSEHPRILNFRWSTTQSWGSTWSFLFTVIPAYIAAAVTLHLLLTLFRRRRPVPLGPIPAAHSLLMALISAVIFVGMLLSAAAEIRDTRWLWRRTKTTPFQWLFCFPLGTRPSGRVFFWSYVFYLSRFLHLFRTFFTILRRRRLTSFHLLNQSFLIFMSFLWLEFSQSFQVPAILSTSLLYSVVYGYRFWVGVGMRGACFPLVANCQVALLGCNLACHVGVLLLQVFKGGCNGMGAWLFNSVLNAAILLLFMSNYVETHTIASKASNNTA, encoded by the exons ATGACGGAGCTGATGAAAATGTTACAAGGCATCAAGTACTGCCTATCGGAGCACCCTAGGATACTAAACTTCCGGTGGAGCACGACCCAATCCTGGGGCTCCACGTGGTCCTTCCTCTTCACCGTCATCCCCGCCTACATCGCCGCTGCCGTCACACTCCACCTCCTCCTCACCCTCTTCCGCCGCCGCCGTCCGGTCCCCCTCGGCCCCATCCCCGCCGCGCACAGCCTCCTGATGGCTCTAATATCCGCCGTGATCTTCGTCGGCATGCTCCTCTCAGCCGCCGCAGAGATTCGAGACACGCGGTGGCTCTGGCGGCGGACCAAGACCACCCCGTTCCAGTGGCTCTTCTGCTTCCCGCTCGGCACGCGCCCCTCCGGGCGCGTCTTCTTCTGGTCCTACGTCTTCTACCTCTCCCGGTTCCTCCACCTCTTCCGCACATTCTTCACCATCCTCCGCCGCCGGCGACTCACCTCCTTCCACCTCCTCAACCAGTCCTTCCTCATCTTCATGTCCTTCCTCTGGCTCGAGTTCTCACAATCGTTTCAGGTCCCGGCGATACTCTCCACCAGTCTGCTCTACTCCGTCGTCTACGGCTACCGGTTCTGGGTCGGGGTCGGGATGCGCGGCGCGTGCTTCCCACTCGTGGCGAACTGCCAGGTGGCTTTACTGGGATGTAACCTGGCATGCCATGTCGGCGTTCTGCTGCTTCAGGTGTTCAAAGGCGGGTGCAACGGGATGGGGGCGTGGCTGTTCAACTCGGTGCTCAACGCCGCCATTCTTTTGCTGTTCATGAGTAACTATGTGGAAACTCAT ACCATTGCCAGCAAGGCAAGTAACAACACGGCTTGA
- the LOC101308740 gene encoding E3 ubiquitin-protein ligase RMA1-like isoform 2, with the protein MASGFGDSASRPSQSQQGPSFPSNNNSNGDAGDFECNICFDLAQDPIVTLCGHLFCWPCLYKWLHIHSHAQECPVCKALVKEENLVPLYGRGKTSTDPRSKSIPGVDIPNRPAGQRPETAPPPEQNHFAQRGFGFMGGLGGLGGYAPPMATTTRFGNFTFSAAFGGLFPSLLNFQMHGFPDAPLYGATAGFPHGFQNTFHGPHGHRYNFRPGPRVGRPAMVQDYYLKMLIMFVVACALMALLWQ; encoded by the coding sequence ATGGCTAGTGGTTTTGGGGATTCAGCGAGCAGGCCATCACAATCACAACAAGGGCCTTCTTTCCCCAGCAATAACAATAGTAATGGGGATGCTGGTGATTTTGAATGCAATATCTGCTTTGATTTAGCCCAAGACCCGATTGTTACCCTTTGTGGCCATCTTTTCTGCTGGCCGTGCCTTTACAAATGGCTCCACATTCACTCCCATGCTCAGGAATGCCCTGTTTGCAAAGCCCTCGTGAAGGAGGAGAATTTGGTCCCCTTGTATGGTAGGGGAAAGACATCTACTGACCCAAGATCAAAGTCCATTCCTGGAGTTGATATTCCAAATCGTCCAGCAGGGCAAAGACCTGAAACAGCTCCTCCACCAGAACAGAATCATTTCGCCCAACGTGGGTTTGGATTCATGGGAGGCTTGGGAGGTTTGGGAGGGTATGCTCCACCAATGGCAACCACAACAAGGTTTGGGAATTTCACATTCTCTGCAGCTTTTGGTGGCCTTTTCCCGTCGTTGTTAAATTTTCAGATGCATGGGTTTCCTGATGCTCCCTTGTATGGTGCAACTGCTGGATTTCCGCATGGGTTTCAAAATACATTTCATGGCCCCCATGGACATAGATACAATTTCCGTCCAGGTCCTCGTGTAGGTCGCCCAGCTATGGTTCAAGATTATTACCTGAAGATGTTGATTATGTTTGTTGTAGCTTGTGCTCTTATGGCTCTTTTGTGGCAATAG